ACCACACCAAGCAAACGCCAAATTTATTTTGTTAAAACCATATAAAGTATGTGCTGATTCAGGCGAGCTTGGTCCCAAACGCCAGCGTGGTGATTATCAAGTCCCCGAAGGTTTTTATGAAATCAAATCATTTAATCCAGTTAGTTCGTTTCATCTTTCAATGCTAGTTAGTTATCCTAATAAATCTGATTGCATCCGTGCCACGGCTCGTGACCCAGGTGGTCAGATTTGTATTCATGGCGATTGTGTTACTATTGGATGCGTGCCTTTAACTAATGAATGGATTGAAGAGTTATACCTCATTGCCCTTGATACCCATGAACAACATCCGCAAACGCCAGTTGTAGCACATCTATTTCCAGCACGGCTTGATGAACAAGGCTTAAAAAAACTTAATAAAGATTATGCTAATAAACCAAAGCTATTAAACTTTTGGCAAGAATTAATACCCGGTTATCAAATTTTTGAAGAAACACATTTATTGCCAGAAATAAAAATTAATAAAAATGGTGTTTATGAACTTTCAGCTTCAAAACAGAAATAATATAATAATTTATGTAACAGGTATCAGCTGCACTGAAACCTTACGAAAATTCACCCCAACTAAATCATCAGAAAATACTGCGCCTGGCATCACTAGTAAATAATATCATTGATTCTCCCAATCCAGCTTCAAGCAACAGCTCACGAAATAAATTAACAAAACCATCAAGCTTACGCACCACCTGTAACTGCTGATCTATTACCATAATCCTTTTTTCCGGTGGTTTGACCTTGCTTGTTTTGTTGGTTTAAACGCGTTTTCCAGAAATGCCGAATCGCAGCACGTATTTTATCGTCAAATTTCGCCATAAAAATATTCCGTTGTTATTATCGATGTACAATAACTATTGGTTGGCAAAATAACGTTGTAGTTTCTTGGTTGATTCGTTTTGCCGCAAAATCTAAATATTCTGAATCGATTTCACTACCAATAGAATTTCGCCCCCATTTGGCAGCAGCTACAGTAGTTATTCCAGTACCTAAAAAAGGATCAAGAACTGTATCTCCTACAAAACTAAACATACGAATGAGACGTTCAGCAAGTTCTAGTGGATATGGTGCTGGGTGGTTTTTTGTTGATGCCCCAGTCAAACCCGTAAGTACTTGTTGAAACCATTTTTTATGATTGTCCGCCGAAATGAGACTTAAAATCCGTGTTGCAACAGATGGACTGCGGTAGCCACCAGGTTTTCGTTGCATTAAAATAAATTCAATATCGTTTTTTATTACCGCATTTGGTTCATAGGGTTTACCCAAAAAACCAGCTCCATTACCATTTGCCTCATAGGCAGCATTGGCAATTTTGTGCCAAATAATCGGAGCAAGATTGTCAAAGCCAATATGCCTGCATTGTTCTTGGATAGATGCATGAAGAGGAACAACAGTATGACGTCCTTTATTTTGTCGACGAGACAAGCAAACATCTCCAACTACAATTACCAACCTGCCCCCAGGCACAAGAGCTCTAAAGCAATGTTGCCAAACCTTACCAAGCTCACTAACGAAAGTTTCATATTCAGCAATATCTCCCATCTGCCCTTCTGAATCTCGATACTTTTTTAAAGCCCAATATGGAGGAGATGTAACAACAAGATGGACAGAATTGGGCTCAACAAACTGTAACTTTCGGGCATCGTTAAGATAAATATTGTGATGAGTAGGCAATCGTTGAACCGCAGCATCAATGTCACGCATAAGAACTGGGTTTTGAGCTATTTTCGGCAACGCCGTTTGAGGATCTTCTATAGCTCCAATAGCCTGTGGTATTAAATCATCTAGTGAGCAACTTGGAATACTTTGAGAAGCAAGAGAACAGGAGCCTATACATAAGAAAATCTAAACCCTGTCAACGCCTCCATTCTCGTGGCTCACCAACCATACGGGTCACTCGTAAAATCCTTGTTGGCTGATAACCAAAAGAAAATTTATAGCCACTAAAAGTACCGGTTAGCTTATTGTCGCGTAACTTAAATTTAAATCCTGCAAGAGCTTCTTGCTTAAGAAATGCTATCATCTGTTCATTAAAACCCGCCGCTAAGAAATACGCTTTACCTGTGGCATAGCGCTCAAGACGTACCCGGCCAAAAAATGCAAAACCACTATAACTCTCTTGACCACCATCAATATTACAAAGTCCGCGTACTAATGGGCCCCATTGTTTAAAAACTATGGTTCTCTTGCCATCATGCCAAGTACCACTAATGCGAGTTATTATTCCCCCTAACCAAATAAAAAAAATGATACCAGCTGCACTACCTATAATCACAATGCCAGTATCCGACATGACTGTCACCAAAGTTTAAATTTGCCCCACAGCTGAAAACCGATAGTAGAAACAATACCAAGACCCATAATGGCCCAAAAAGCCCAAGGGTATTCTTGCAGTGGTATTTTCACATTCATTGAAAAGGCACTTACTACAAAGGTCGGAACCATAATTGATAAGGTAATTATGTTTAAAGTCTTCATTAAGACACTAAGATTATTATTTACAATAGAAACTCTAGCGTCCATAAGACTGGCAAGAATGTTAGAGCTAATTTCAGCTTGGCGGTAGCACTGCTGGTTTTCGATGGCGATATCGTCAATAAACTCCTGTTGCTCGGGGGTAAAACCTAAACGCTGGGCAGCATTTTTTAATTTTTCAATAGCAACAGTGTTAGAACTAATAGCACTAACATAATACACTAAACTTTTTTGCAGCTTAAATAAATTTAATAAATGCCGATTGTCAAAAGACTCGCTGATGCGACGTTCTAGCGAGTCAGACATCATCGTGATAACCCGCAAATGCTCTAAAAAATGATATATGGTGCGATAGAGAATACGCAACATAGCCTCAATCGGCGAACCTGAACCTTTAAAAGGCATACGAATTCCTTCAATCAGCGGAGCTTCTTCGCTTATTACTACGATAAGCTTGTCCTTAAATAGAAACATTCCGCTTGAAAGAACCTTAAAAAGAAAATCATCGGTATGCGAATAACTTTTTGGCCGCTTGCAAATAATCGCAATATGCTCAGGTTCATATTCAACGCGCGCAAGTTCGTCAGGGTCTAGTGCAGAGTTGAGGGTATGTTCGTCAATACCATAGGTATTAACTAGATTGCGGCGTTCCGCCTCATCAGGATTAGAAAACACCCAAAGCAGTCCATTGTCGGCAGCTTGTGCCCTGCCGTCGGCAAGCTGATACTTAACGAGCATGCCGTCACCTCTCGTTTTACTAGCCGTATTTTTTTTACTTAAAATGACGGCCAGGCGAAGGGGTACAATCAACGCGCTAAGATAAGGCTAATTGGGGGGTGTCCCTGATAAAATAACCAAATCTTAGTTCGCGAACTAGTGACCTAGGTTACGAAATAAATCAACGATAAATTTACTCTTGTTTGCAATAAGATTGTTAAAAAATGCTTCATAAGTACTTCTATTAAAAATTAAACATGATTACGAATAAGCTCACTTATAATTCCCAATTCTTAAGTTTTCTGTTCTTTAAATCTATATTTTTATGTAATGACCGATTTTTTACCTTTAGCTAACAAATTTGAACTGGCTATTTAAAGAACAGGGAATAGGGAACTTAGAATGAAAGGCGATGATATAGCTGATAGACGGATACTTTTAATGTTTTTATTTGTGATCAACTCTATTAATTATGGAGTGCCCCTAACTACCTTCTGATTACCTTTTTTGTAATAAAACACGCTCAGTCTTAAGAGCTTGGCGATCACGTCGAGAAACTGCCAATTCGTTAGCTGGCATTAATGTTTTTGCAATTGCAATGATTTCACCGCTATCAAGCCACAAACCAATAGTCTCATCACTACTAAAATTAGGGGTATCAAGCGTACGTAGCTGCGCCACCGTAAGCTGAAAACCATCTTGTACCATTTTTGCCACATGTTTAGGCAAGATAAGCTTAGGTAATACGGTTAGTGCTTTACTAATCGGAATAATTTTTTGTTTTACCACATTTGGGTCATCAATGGCTTCTTGCAAGGTAATTGCTTCACTTAATAAGAATTGACCAGCCGAAATACGTGTTAGCAATTCAAGATGCCCGCCACAACCAAGACGTTCACCGACATCGCGCGCTAAAACTCGTACATAGGTGCCTGCTGAGCAACTAACTTCGATAGTTAATTCTGGTAAGGCAACTGAGATTATTTCAAGTCGATGGATATGAACCTTTTTAGCTTTGCGCTCAACTTCAATACCTTTACGAGCAAGTTCATATAACTTTTTACCATCAACCTTTTTTGCTGAATACATTGGTGGAACTTGTTCGATTTCACCAATAAAACTTTCAAGTACTTTGCGCACTTGTACTTCATCAACAGTTACTGGTTGCTCACTCTGTACCACTCCTGCAGCATCGAGAGTATCAGTGGTAATACCCAGTCTTATGGTTGCACGATAGGTCTTATCCCCACACGAAATATAACGCGCGACTTTAGTTGCGACACCAAGTACTATTGGCAATACACCAGTTGCAGTTGGATCAAGAGTACCTGTATGTCCCACTTTCTTTTCTTTTAAGGCATAACGAAGGCGACTTACAACATCATGAGAAGTTGGGCCAGCCGGTTTATCGATAACGAGGATGCCGTCCATAACTCACCTTTTACAAATAAAAATCTCAATTAAGTAATTAAAAACACTTACGACGGCGTCTCTTTACACCACGATTGCTGGCTTTATTGTTGTTGCGTTTACGCTCAGCAGCAAAGCTTTGGCGCTTAATTGCAAGTTCACTCCGATATGTTTCTGCTGCTAATGGCTCTGTTGTTTCATGAGCGGGTGTTTGTGTTTCACCTTTTGCAATAGCTTGCATAACCGTTTCTAGTCGTTCAGCGCGATCAAGACTTTCATCACATTCAAAGCTTAACTCTGGAATAAAACGCAACTCTAAACGTTGGGCCAGAATATGTTTTAGGTACCCTGCTGCAGTGCGCAGACCCTCGAGCGAAGAATTACGCTGCTCTTGTGAGCCATAAATCGAAACATACACTCGCGCATTACGCAAATCTCCGGTAACCCGAACTTCAGTCACTGTTACAAAACCTACACGGGGATCTTTAAGTTCGTTAGTAATCACATTGGCTAACTCATGTTGTATCAGCTCGCCAACTTGATGCGTTCGTTTATAATTTGATGCAGACACGATGATGCGTCGTAAGGCTTAACTAACAAGCTTGTCAAGCTGAGGTGCACTTTAAAAGTAAAGATTTTCAGAGTATTCTTTAATTACTCATTAGTATTTTATTAACTTGCCGATCAGTAATTGCTTCATTGCATTGCCTTTTAGGTGTTAGCCCCTTTAAAGTCTTATGTATGAGTGATGGCGGTACAGGCGAAAAAACCGAAGAGCCGACCCCTGAACGGCTACGCAAACTTCGGCAAGAAGGTAATGTACCCAAAAGCCAAGATGTTACTATGGCTATGTCATTTTTGTGCCTTTTTGTTTTACTGTCAGCATTGTTTGGTTACATGGGCGAACAAATACGTGATCTTATTTATCTTTCGCATCAAACCGCTTTTTCACGAAACGGTATGTATGCCGCGATTCCGCGAATGCTTTATTCTGGGTTGAAAACTCTTTTCTTTATGACCGCGCCAATTTTAGTTGCTGCAGTCGTTTTAGGTGTAAGTATGAATGTTGCGCAAGTAGGATTCATGTTTACGACAAAACCGCTGCACCCTAATCTCAATAAAATAAATCCGATCAATGGTTTTAAAAACCTTTTCAATATGAAAAAGGTAGTTGAATTAATAAAAACCTTAGTTAAATTCACCATCATTGTCTACCTATCATGGGTGGCTCTGCGTGACGCCTTGCGCGATATTGCCTACTTAGTACGTGGTACTGTCCCGGTCGGGATAATGGTAATTGGTTCAATTATTTGGAGCTTTACTATCAAAATAGCCGGTGCATTTTTATTAATTGCCGCTGTTGATTATATTTATCAACGCAAACGATATACTAAAGATAATATGATGTCGAAATACGATATTAAGCAAGAATACAAACAATCTGAAGGTGATCCGCAACAAAAATCCGAACGCAAACGTATTCACCAAGAAATTCTTAACTCGCAAGGTACTGCTGCTGTGAAAAATGCCGATGTTGTTGTTCGTAATCCTGAACATATTGCTGTTGCTTTAAAATATGACAAAGAAAAAGGCTCAGCTCCGCAAGTTGTTGCTAAAGGTAGT
This is a stretch of genomic DNA from Deltaproteobacteria bacterium. It encodes these proteins:
- a CDS encoding site-specific DNA-methyltransferase codes for the protein MRDIDAAVQRLPTHHNIYLNDARKLQFVEPNSVHLVVTSPPYWALKKYRDSEGQMGDIAEYETFVSELGKVWQHCFRALVPGGRLVIVVGDVCLSRRQNKGRHTVVPLHASIQEQCRHIGFDNLAPIIWHKIANAAYEANGNGAGFLGKPYEPNAVIKNDIEFILMQRKPGGYRSPSVATRILSLISADNHKKWFQQVLTGLTGASTKNHPAPYPLELAERLIRMFSFVGDTVLDPFLGTGITTVAAAKWGRNSIGSEIDSEYLDFAAKRINQETTTLFCQPIVIVHR
- a CDS encoding magnesium transporter CorA family protein: MLVKYQLADGRAQAADNGLLWVFSNPDEAERRNLVNTYGIDEHTLNSALDPDELARVEYEPEHIAIICKRPKSYSHTDDFLFKVLSSGMFLFKDKLIVVISEEAPLIEGIRMPFKGSGSPIEAMLRILYRTIYHFLEHLRVITMMSDSLERRISESFDNRHLLNLFKLQKSLVYYVSAISSNTVAIEKLKNAAQRLGFTPEQQEFIDDIAIENQQCYRQAEISSNILASLMDARVSIVNNNLSVLMKTLNIITLSIMVPTFVVSAFSMNVKIPLQEYPWAFWAIMGLGIVSTIGFQLWGKFKLW
- the truB gene encoding tRNA pseudouridine(55) synthase TruB translates to MDGILVIDKPAGPTSHDVVSRLRYALKEKKVGHTGTLDPTATGVLPIVLGVATKVARYISCGDKTYRATIRLGITTDTLDAAGVVQSEQPVTVDEVQVRKVLESFIGEIEQVPPMYSAKKVDGKKLYELARKGIEVERKAKKVHIHRLEIISVALPELTIEVSCSAGTYVRVLARDVGERLGCGGHLELLTRISAGQFLLSEAITLQEAIDDPNVVKQKIIPISKALTVLPKLILPKHVAKMVQDGFQLTVAQLRTLDTPNFSSDETIGLWLDSGEIIAIAKTLMPANELAVSRRDRQALKTERVLLQKR
- the rbfA gene encoding 30S ribosome-binding factor RbfA; translation: MSASNYKRTHQVGELIQHELANVITNELKDPRVGFVTVTEVRVTGDLRNARVYVSIYGSQEQRNSSLEGLRTAAGYLKHILAQRLELRFIPELSFECDESLDRAERLETVMQAIAKGETQTPAHETTEPLAAETYRSELAIKRQSFAAERKRNNNKASNRGVKRRRRKCF
- a CDS encoding EscU/YscU/HrcU family type III secretion system export apparatus switch protein, producing MSDGGTGEKTEEPTPERLRKLRQEGNVPKSQDVTMAMSFLCLFVLLSALFGYMGEQIRDLIYLSHQTAFSRNGMYAAIPRMLYSGLKTLFFMTAPILVAAVVLGVSMNVAQVGFMFTTKPLHPNLNKINPINGFKNLFNMKKVVELIKTLVKFTIIVYLSWVALRDALRDIAYLVRGTVPVGIMVIGSIIWSFTIKIAGAFLLIAAVDYIYQRKRYTKDNMMSKYDIKQEYKQSEGDPQQKSERKRIHQEILNSQGTAAVKNADVVVRNPEHIAVALKYDKEKGSAPQVVAKGSRIWAEKILETARHYGVPVVRNVPLAHALDKLEVGDEIPEELYEAVAEILNFVFSLAQEQKKKQKKNQTNKLPATNKRSPTKGR